GCGAGTATGAAACCCTCTACCGACCTGAACTCCTCGCATACCGAACCGAAACCCGCACCCGCACCTATCTGGAGGAAAACCCATGACCACCGCCCTCTCCCTCATCTCCCCTCCCTCAACACGCTACTCCCCGCCGCCCCTCATCCACGCAGGCGACTACGCAGCATGGTACAAACACGCAACCGGCGAATGGATCTACGACTTCGCCAGCGGCCAGATCACCAACCGCCGCACCGGACGCCTCGTCCCCTTCCGCGTAAAACCGAACGGCTACCTCGAAGCAGACGTCATCGTCAAAGGCGTCCGCATCCATGTCAAAAAGCATCGTGCAATCTGGGTTGCGGCGCACGGCATCCTCGCAATCCCGGTCGATTACGCACTTGAAGTTGACCACATCAACCACAACCGCTTTGACTGCCGGCTTGAAAACCTCAGACTCGTCCGACCCGAAGAAAACCGAAAGAATCGTGTTCGCTTCTTCGACGATCCCGCAGTTCGCGAAATCCGCAGGCGTCACCGCGAAGAGTCTGCCTCCTTCACCGAACTTGCCCGCGAGTTTGGCGTCTGCCACACCACCATCAGCCGCATCGTCAAACGCCTGACCTACAAGGAGGTCTCTGATGACTGACTACCGCGAGACTACCTACACCTGTCCCTCCTGCGGGACTGCGGTTCGGATCCCTGAGTTCGGCGACGAACTGCCGGCGACCGAACCGATTCTGCTCTGTCCCCGCTGCGGCTGTTTCGCGTATCGGACCAGTCCTGAAGAGCAGTATCTTCTGCAAAGCTTTTGCCGATGCAGAAGAGAGGCAAATGCTATCATTCTCCGCAGAAATGTCGAGAAAACGGGAGGTGAGAACAGACAATGAAGCTCGCAAGCGAACTTCTCGACTGTGTCGCGGCAACCTATCCCTGTCCCGCAGTTGAAGCAGATGCCTATGCATCTGCTTACTGGCATCAGGAGATCGAGTATCTTCTGACCGCAGCCGCAGAACTGCTCAACGCCCGTCATCAGGAGATTCTTCAGATGATCGAGGACGAGCATCTGGTGTCTGATGCTTTCAGCATCCAGACTCCGGCAGTTCCGGTCAGGTTCGTAGACGGAGCTGCCCTTCGT
The genomic region above belongs to Methanorbis furvi and contains:
- a CDS encoding HNH endonuclease signature motif containing protein, whose protein sequence is MTTALSLISPPSTRYSPPPLIHAGDYAAWYKHATGEWIYDFASGQITNRRTGRLVPFRVKPNGYLEADVIVKGVRIHVKKHRAIWVAAHGILAIPVDYALEVDHINHNRFDCRLENLRLVRPEENRKNRVRFFDDPAVREIRRRHREESASFTELAREFGVCHTTISRIVKRLTYKEVSDD